The following proteins are co-located in the Pseudomonas fluorescens genome:
- a CDS encoding SDR family NAD(P)-dependent oxidoreductase, with protein MNIAQAVYPDLKGKTVLVSGGASGIGEFMVRAFAAQGARVGFVDRAQSQGERLAAFLSAQGHTVQFLHCDITDDIAFQAAIERFEHSLGPITVLVNNAANDVRHTLEEVDSAMFDRLIAVNLKHAFFAAKAVAPMMKRAGGGAIINLGSVGWMMASAGYPVYAASKAAAHGMTRALARELGPERIRVNTLVPGWVMTEKQLAMWVDDAARELISRSQCLPGSVLPEHIANMALFLASEVSAMCSAQNFIVDGGWV; from the coding sequence ATGAATATTGCGCAGGCTGTGTATCCCGACCTCAAGGGTAAGACCGTGCTGGTTTCCGGAGGTGCTTCGGGCATTGGTGAGTTTATGGTGCGGGCCTTCGCCGCGCAGGGGGCGAGGGTGGGCTTTGTGGACCGGGCACAAAGCCAGGGTGAGCGATTGGCGGCGTTCTTGAGTGCCCAAGGGCACACCGTGCAGTTTTTGCACTGCGACATCACCGATGACATCGCCTTCCAGGCGGCGATAGAGCGTTTCGAACATTCGCTCGGCCCCATCACCGTGCTGGTCAACAACGCCGCCAACGATGTGCGCCACACCCTGGAAGAGGTCGATTCGGCGATGTTCGACCGGTTGATAGCCGTCAACCTCAAGCACGCTTTTTTTGCCGCGAAGGCGGTGGCGCCGATGATGAAACGCGCGGGCGGCGGGGCAATCATCAATTTGGGTTCGGTCGGTTGGATGATGGCGTCTGCGGGCTACCCGGTATACGCGGCCAGCAAGGCTGCCGCCCATGGCATGACGCGGGCGCTGGCCCGGGAGCTGGGACCGGAGCGCATCCGGGTCAACACCCTGGTACCCGGCTGGGTCATGACCGAAAAACAATTGGCGATGTGGGTAGACGACGCGGCCCGGGAGCTGATCAGCCGCAGCCAGTGCCTGCCAGGCAGTGTGCTGCCGGAACACATCGCCAATATGGCGTTGTTTCTTGCCTCTGAGGTATCGGCGATGTGTTCGGCGCAGAACTTTATTGTGGATGGCGGTTGGGTGTAG
- a CDS encoding aldose epimerase family protein yields MKHPRHLLSGLALSMMIASGGVQAAGLTSEQKPFGKTNDGTAVEQYILRNSHGMQATVITYGGVLQSLKVPDKNGKAEDVVLGFDDVQGYQAGSAFFGATIGRFGNRLAGGAFELDGKRYQVPLNDGPNALHGGAQGFDKHVWQAKPVKGKDSVGVTLTYLSKDGEMGFPGNLKTEVTYSLNDNNELHIDYTATTDKPTVLNLTNHSYFNLAGAGNGDILKHVATLHASHYTPVNATLIPTGELAPVKGTPMDFLAPTPIGQHIKDDHPQLKFAEPKQGGFDFNWALDTQGDIKKLAAEVHDPASGRHLQLYTSEPGVQFYTSNFLDGTVKGKAGKTYQHWSGFTLETQHFPDAPNQPKFASTRLNPGQTYSQHTIFKFSAK; encoded by the coding sequence ATGAAGCACCCTCGTCACCTGCTTTCCGGCCTTGCCCTGTCCATGATGATTGCCAGCGGCGGTGTCCAGGCCGCAGGCCTCACCAGCGAGCAAAAGCCCTTCGGCAAAACCAATGACGGCACGGCCGTCGAGCAGTACATATTGCGCAACAGCCATGGCATGCAAGCCACGGTCATCACCTACGGCGGCGTATTGCAGTCGCTGAAAGTACCGGATAAAAACGGCAAGGCCGAGGACGTAGTGCTCGGTTTTGACGATGTACAGGGTTACCAGGCCGGCAGCGCATTTTTTGGCGCGACCATCGGGCGCTTTGGCAACCGCCTCGCGGGCGGCGCCTTCGAGCTCGATGGCAAACGCTATCAGGTACCCCTCAACGACGGCCCCAACGCGCTGCACGGCGGCGCACAGGGTTTCGACAAGCACGTGTGGCAAGCCAAGCCAGTCAAGGGCAAGGACTCGGTCGGCGTGACCCTCACGTACCTGTCCAAAGACGGCGAGATGGGCTTCCCCGGCAATCTGAAAACCGAGGTCACCTACAGCCTCAACGACAACAACGAACTGCACATCGATTACACGGCCACCACCGACAAACCCACGGTGCTCAACCTCACCAACCACAGTTACTTCAACCTCGCCGGCGCGGGTAACGGCGACATCCTCAAGCACGTCGCGACCTTGCATGCCAGCCACTACACGCCGGTAAATGCCACCTTGATCCCTACCGGCGAACTGGCACCGGTCAAAGGCACACCGATGGACTTCCTGGCACCCACGCCGATCGGCCAGCACATCAAGGATGACCACCCACAGCTCAAATTCGCCGAGCCGAAACAGGGCGGGTTTGACTTCAACTGGGCGCTGGACACTCAGGGCGATATCAAAAAACTCGCGGCTGAAGTACACGACCCCGCGTCAGGCCGGCATTTACAGCTCTACACCAGCGAGCCTGGCGTGCAGTTCTATACCAGCAACTTCCTCGACGGCACGGTCAAGGGCAAAGCCGGCAAGACTTACCAGCACTGGAGCGGTTTCACCCTGGAGACCCAGCACTTTCCGGATGCGCCTAACCAGCCGAAGTTTGCGTCGACACGCCTGAACCCCGGCCAGACCTATAGCCAACACACCATTTTTAAGTTCAGCGCCAAATAA
- the araH gene encoding L-arabinose ABC transporter permease AraH, with amino-acid sequence MTTQHNALPTARKPLDVRALLDNWAMLLAAIGIFVLCALLIDNFLSPLNMRGLGLAISTVGIAACTMLFCLASGHFDLSVGSVIACAGVVAAIVMRDTDSVMLGIGAALLMGLLVGLINGIVIAKLRVNALITTLATMQIVRGLAYIFANGKAVGVSQEQFFIFGNGQLLGVPVPILITIVCFLFFGWLLNYTTYGRNTMAIGGNPEAALLAGVNVDRTKILIFAMHGVIGALAGVILASRMTSGQPMIGQGFELTVISACVLGGVSLSGGVGMIRHVIAGVLILAIIENAMNLKNIDTFYQYVIRGSILLLAVVIDRMKQRG; translated from the coding sequence ATGACAACCCAACACAACGCGTTGCCGACGGCACGCAAACCCCTCGATGTGCGTGCGCTGCTCGATAACTGGGCGATGTTGCTGGCGGCGATCGGGATCTTTGTACTGTGCGCCTTACTGATCGACAACTTCCTCTCGCCGCTGAACATGCGCGGGCTGGGCCTGGCAATTTCCACGGTCGGCATCGCCGCCTGCACCATGCTGTTTTGCCTGGCGTCGGGGCATTTCGACTTGTCGGTGGGCTCGGTGATTGCCTGCGCCGGGGTCGTCGCGGCGATCGTGATGCGCGATACCGACAGCGTGATGCTGGGCATTGGCGCCGCGTTACTGATGGGGCTGCTCGTCGGGCTGATCAACGGCATCGTGATCGCCAAGCTGCGGGTCAATGCCTTGATTACCACGCTGGCGACCATGCAGATCGTGCGCGGCCTGGCCTATATCTTTGCCAACGGCAAGGCTGTAGGGGTGTCGCAGGAGCAGTTTTTCATCTTCGGCAACGGCCAGTTGCTGGGCGTGCCGGTGCCGATCCTGATCACCATTGTATGCTTCCTGTTTTTCGGCTGGCTGCTCAACTACACCACCTATGGGCGCAACACCATGGCCATCGGCGGCAACCCGGAAGCGGCGTTGCTGGCCGGGGTGAATGTCGATCGCACCAAGATCCTGATCTTTGCCATGCATGGCGTGATTGGCGCGCTGGCGGGGGTGATTCTGGCTTCACGCATGACCTCCGGCCAGCCGATGATTGGCCAGGGGTTTGAGCTGACGGTGATTTCCGCCTGCGTGCTCGGCGGGGTCTCGTTGAGCGGCGGGGTAGGCATGATTCGCCACGTGATTGCCGGGGTGTTGATCCTGGCGATTATCGAGAATGCGATGAACCTGAAGAACATCGACACCTTTTACCAGTATGTGATTCGCGGTTCGATCCTGCTGCTGGCGGTGGTCATCGACCGCATGAAACAGCGCGGATAA
- the araG gene encoding L-arabinose ABC transporter ATP-binding protein AraG has protein sequence MHAQVQTHNAAARLCFNGIGKTFPGVKALDGISFTAYPGQVHALMGENGAGKSTLLKILGGAYQPSSGTLQIGEQVLAFKSAADSIASGVAVIHQELHLVPEMTVAENLFLGHLPARFGVVNRGLLRQQALACLKGLADEIDPEEKLGRLSLGQRQLVEIAKALSRGARVIAFDEPTSSLSAREIDRLMAIITRLRDEGKVVLYVSHRMEEVFRICNAVTVFKDGRYVRTFDDMNALTHDQLVTCMVGRDIEDIYDYRARAHGEVALKVDGLLGPGLREPVSFEVRKGEILGLFGLVGAGRTELFRLLSGLERASAGHLQLCGQPLQLRSPRDAIAAGVLLCPEDRKKEGIIPLASVAENINISARGAHSAFGWLLREGWEKGNAGQQISAMKVKTPNAAQKIMYLSGGNQQKAILGRWLSMPMKVLLLDEPTRGIDIGAKAEIYQIIHHLAAQGIAVIVVSSDLMEVMGISDRILVLCEGALRGEQQREHATESNLLQLALPRGPAN, from the coding sequence ATGCACGCGCAAGTACAGACACACAACGCCGCTGCCCGGTTGTGCTTTAACGGTATCGGCAAAACCTTTCCCGGGGTCAAGGCGCTGGATGGCATCAGTTTCACCGCCTACCCTGGGCAGGTGCACGCCTTGATGGGCGAAAACGGCGCAGGCAAGTCGACCCTGTTGAAGATTCTCGGCGGAGCTTATCAGCCCAGCAGCGGTACGTTGCAGATCGGCGAGCAGGTGCTGGCGTTCAAATCCGCCGCCGACAGCATCGCCAGCGGCGTCGCGGTGATTCACCAGGAATTGCACCTGGTGCCGGAGATGACGGTCGCCGAGAACCTGTTTCTGGGGCATCTGCCGGCGCGCTTCGGGGTGGTCAATCGCGGCCTTCTGCGCCAGCAGGCATTGGCGTGCCTCAAAGGCCTGGCGGATGAAATCGACCCCGAGGAAAAACTCGGTCGCCTGTCCCTCGGCCAACGCCAACTGGTGGAAATCGCCAAGGCGCTGTCCCGTGGCGCCCGGGTGATTGCCTTCGATGAGCCGACCAGCAGCTTGTCGGCCCGCGAGATCGATCGGCTGATGGCGATCATCACGCGCCTGCGTGACGAGGGCAAAGTGGTGCTCTACGTGTCGCACCGCATGGAGGAAGTGTTCCGCATCTGCAACGCCGTCACGGTGTTCAAGGACGGCCGCTACGTGCGCACCTTTGACGACATGAACGCGTTGACCCATGACCAGTTGGTGACCTGCATGGTCGGTCGCGATATTGAGGATATTTACGACTACCGTGCGCGCGCACACGGCGAGGTCGCGCTCAAGGTTGACGGCCTGCTGGGCCCGGGCTTGCGTGAGCCGGTGAGCTTTGAGGTGCGCAAGGGCGAGATTCTTGGCCTGTTCGGGCTGGTGGGCGCGGGGCGTACCGAGCTGTTTCGGCTGCTCAGCGGGCTGGAACGCGCGAGCGCCGGCCACCTGCAGCTCTGCGGGCAACCACTGCAGTTGCGCTCACCCCGCGATGCGATCGCAGCCGGTGTGTTGCTGTGCCCGGAAGACCGCAAGAAAGAGGGGATCATTCCGCTGGCAAGCGTCGCGGAAAACATCAATATCAGCGCACGAGGTGCTCACTCCGCGTTCGGTTGGCTATTGCGCGAGGGCTGGGAAAAGGGCAATGCCGGCCAGCAGATCAGCGCGATGAAAGTCAAAACCCCGAACGCGGCGCAAAAAATCATGTACCTGTCCGGCGGCAATCAGCAGAAGGCCATTTTGGGCCGCTGGTTGTCGATGCCCATGAAGGTCTTGCTGCTCGACGAGCCGACCCGTGGCATCGACATCGGCGCCAAGGCCGAGATCTACCAGATCATCCACCACCTTGCAGCGCAGGGCATTGCGGTGATTGTGGTGTCCAGCGACCTGATGGAGGTCATGGGCATTTCCGACCGCATCCTGGTGCTGTGCGAAGGCGCCTTGCGCGGCGAACAACAGCGTGAACACGCCACTGAATCCAACTTGCTGCAGCTGGCCCTGCCACGCGGCCCGGCGAACTGA
- a CDS encoding substrate-binding domain-containing protein, with amino-acid sequence MNRRRGIRSLCCAAVAVSALSLSGLLLAAEEVKIGFLVKQAEEPWFQTEWAFAEKAGKEHGFTVIKIAVPDGEKTLSAIDSLAANGAKGFVICPPDVSLGPAIVAKAKANGLKVIAVDDRFVDAKGNFMEDVPYLGMAAFEVGQKQGAAMAAEAKKRGWDWKDTYAVINTFNELDTGKKRTDGSVKSLEDAGIPKDHILFTAAKTLDVPGSMDATNSALVKLPSGAKNLIIGGMNDNTVLGGVRATESAGFAAANVIGIGINGTDAIGELKKPNSGFFGSMLPSPHIEGYNTAKMMFDWVTTGKEPPKYTAMDEVTLITRENFKQELEKIGLWN; translated from the coding sequence ATGAATCGTCGTCGTGGTATCCGTTCCCTGTGCTGCGCCGCTGTCGCGGTGTCGGCCCTGAGCTTGAGTGGCCTGTTGCTGGCCGCTGAAGAAGTGAAGATCGGCTTTCTGGTCAAGCAGGCCGAAGAGCCCTGGTTCCAGACCGAATGGGCCTTCGCTGAAAAAGCCGGCAAGGAGCATGGTTTTACCGTGATCAAGATCGCCGTGCCCGATGGCGAGAAAACCCTGTCGGCCATCGACAGCCTGGCCGCCAACGGCGCCAAGGGTTTTGTGATCTGCCCGCCGGACGTGTCCCTCGGGCCGGCCATCGTGGCCAAGGCCAAGGCCAACGGGCTGAAAGTGATTGCGGTGGATGACCGCTTTGTCGACGCCAAGGGCAACTTCATGGAAGACGTGCCGTACCTGGGCATGGCGGCCTTCGAAGTCGGCCAGAAGCAGGGCGCCGCGATGGCGGCTGAGGCGAAAAAACGCGGCTGGGACTGGAAGGACACCTACGCGGTGATCAACACGTTCAACGAGCTCGACACCGGTAAAAAACGCACCGACGGTTCGGTCAAATCCCTGGAAGACGCCGGCATTCCCAAGGACCACATCCTGTTCACCGCCGCCAAAACCCTCGACGTACCGGGCAGCATGGACGCCACCAATTCGGCGTTGGTCAAACTGCCCAGTGGCGCCAAGAACCTGATCATCGGCGGCATGAACGACAACACCGTGCTGGGCGGCGTACGCGCCACCGAAAGTGCCGGCTTTGCCGCAGCGAATGTCATCGGTATCGGCATCAATGGCACCGACGCCATCGGCGAATTGAAGAAACCCAACAGCGGCTTCTTCGGCTCGATGCTGCCGAGCCCGCACATCGAGGGCTACAACACCGCGAAGATGATGTTCGACTGGGTCACCACCGGCAAGGAGCCACCGAAGTACACCGCCATGGATGAAGTCACGCTGATCACCCGCGAGAACTTCAAGCAGGAACTGGAAAAAATCGGTTTGTGGAACTGA
- a CDS encoding SMP-30/gluconolactonase/LRE family protein, with protein MPCTAVTAHRAQLGEGPFWDVPTQALYWVNIAGKQALRLMGGQLQIWQLPEHVSAFIPCESGDALVTLSSGVYRLDLATEALTLLCVADPQPGNRGNEARCDAQGRLWLGTMQNNLGERGEDLPITRRSGGLFRIDADAQVTPLLHGLGIPNTLLWNEDGTQVHFGDSMDGTLYRHSIQAGGQLDPAQVWFGPHARGGPDGSALDSEGYIWNARWDGSCLLRLSPEGEVERILELPVSRPTSCVFGGPNLTTLYITSAASPLDHPLDGAVLAIELDVPGTPCHRFAG; from the coding sequence ATGCCGTGTACCGCAGTCACCGCGCACCGTGCGCAGTTGGGCGAAGGCCCGTTCTGGGACGTGCCGACCCAGGCGCTGTATTGGGTCAATATCGCCGGCAAACAGGCGCTGCGCCTGATGGGCGGGCAATTGCAGATCTGGCAGTTGCCGGAGCATGTTTCGGCATTCATCCCGTGTGAAAGCGGCGATGCACTGGTGACCTTGAGCAGCGGCGTGTATCGCCTGGACCTGGCAACCGAGGCCTTGACCCTGCTCTGTGTCGCCGACCCGCAGCCCGGCAACCGGGGCAACGAAGCGCGCTGTGATGCCCAGGGCCGACTGTGGCTGGGCACCATGCAAAACAACCTCGGCGAGCGCGGTGAGGACCTGCCCATCACGCGGCGTTCCGGCGGGTTGTTTCGTATTGACGCCGACGCGCAGGTAACCCCGCTGCTGCATGGCCTGGGCATTCCGAACACCTTGCTGTGGAACGAGGACGGCACCCAGGTGCACTTCGGCGACAGCATGGATGGCACGTTGTATCGGCATTCGATCCAGGCGGGTGGCCAGCTCGATCCGGCCCAGGTGTGGTTCGGTCCGCATGCGCGCGGCGGGCCGGACGGCTCGGCGCTGGACAGCGAAGGCTATATCTGGAATGCGCGCTGGGACGGCAGTTGCCTGCTGCGCCTGTCGCCCGAAGGCGAGGTGGAGCGCATTCTCGAACTGCCTGTCAGCCGGCCCACCAGTTGCGTGTTTGGTGGCCCCAACCTCACCACGCTGTATATCACCAGCGCCGCCAGCCCCTTGGACCACCCGCTGGATGGCGCGGTATTGGCCATTGAACTCGATGTGCCCGGCACACCCTGTCACCGCTTTGCCGGTTAA
- a CDS encoding aldehyde dehydrogenase (NADP(+)) produces the protein MTSFLGHNYIGGQRSAQGSVTLNSVDASTGESLPQAFYQATPEEVDAAARAAAAAYPAYRSLSASRRAQFLDAVADELEALGDDFIELVCRETALPAARIKGERGRTSGQMRLFATVLRRGDFYGARIDNALPDRQPLPRPDLRQYRIGLGPVAVFGASNFPLAFSTAGGDTAAALAAGCPVVFKAHSGHMATAERVADAIIRAAEATEMPAGVFNMIFGGGVGEALVKHPAIQAVGFTGSLKGGRALCDMAAARPQPIPVFAEMSSINPVIVLPQALQARSETVARDLTASVVQGCGQFCTNPGLVIGIASAQFTAFTEQVAQLIGAQPAQTMLNAGTLSSYGKGLEKLLAHPAIQHLAGNAQTGNQAQPQLFKADVRLLIDGDEVLQEEVFGPTTVFVAVADQAQLSQALHGLHGQLTATIIGEPTDFEQFAELTPLLEQKVGRILLNGYPTGVEVCDSMVHGGPYPATSDARGTSVGTLAIDRFLRPVCFQNYPDSLLPDALKNANPLRIQRLVDGMPSRDPL, from the coding sequence ATGACCTCGTTCCTCGGCCACAACTACATCGGCGGCCAGCGCAGTGCCCAGGGCAGCGTCACGCTCAACAGTGTCGACGCCAGTACCGGCGAATCCTTGCCCCAGGCCTTCTATCAGGCCACGCCCGAGGAGGTCGATGCCGCCGCCCGCGCCGCTGCCGCCGCTTACCCGGCCTACCGCTCGTTGAGTGCCTCGCGCCGCGCGCAATTCCTGGATGCAGTGGCCGACGAACTGGAGGCGCTGGGTGATGATTTCATTGAGTTGGTCTGCCGCGAAACCGCATTGCCGGCAGCGCGTATCAAAGGCGAGCGCGGGCGTACCAGCGGGCAGATGCGTTTGTTTGCCACGGTGTTGCGTCGTGGCGACTTCTACGGCGCACGTATCGACAACGCCTTGCCCGACCGCCAGCCACTGCCGCGCCCGGACCTGCGGCAATACCGCATCGGCCTCGGCCCGGTCGCAGTGTTTGGCGCGAGCAATTTCCCCTTGGCGTTTTCCACCGCGGGTGGCGACACCGCTGCGGCATTGGCGGCGGGTTGCCCGGTGGTGTTCAAGGCTCACAGCGGGCATATGGCGACCGCCGAGCGCGTTGCCGATGCGATCATTCGGGCGGCCGAGGCCACCGAGATGCCGGCGGGGGTATTCAACATGATCTTCGGCGGCGGCGTCGGCGAAGCACTGGTCAAGCACCCGGCGATCCAGGCGGTGGGCTTTACCGGCTCGCTCAAGGGCGGTCGCGCGCTGTGTGACATGGCGGCGGCCCGCCCGCAGCCGATCCCGGTGTTTGCCGAGATGTCGAGCATCAACCCGGTGATTGTCTTGCCCCAGGCGTTGCAGGCGCGCTCGGAAACAGTCGCCCGCGACCTGACCGCTTCGGTGGTGCAGGGCTGTGGGCAGTTTTGCACCAACCCCGGCCTGGTGATCGGCATCGCCTCGGCGCAGTTCACGGCATTCACCGAGCAAGTGGCACAACTGATCGGCGCTCAACCGGCGCAAACCATGCTCAACGCCGGCACCTTGAGCAGCTACGGCAAAGGCTTGGAAAAACTGCTCGCACACCCCGCTATTCAGCACCTGGCGGGTAATGCCCAAACCGGCAATCAGGCGCAGCCGCAGCTGTTCAAGGCCGATGTGCGTTTGTTGATCGACGGCGATGAAGTGCTGCAGGAGGAGGTGTTTGGCCCAACTACCGTGTTTGTCGCCGTGGCCGACCAGGCCCAACTCAGCCAGGCCTTGCACGGCTTGCACGGGCAACTGACGGCGACGATTATCGGCGAGCCCACCGACTTTGAGCAGTTCGCTGAACTGACGCCGTTGCTGGAGCAAAAGGTCGGCCGCATCCTTCTTAACGGTTACCCAACCGGTGTTGAAGTGTGCGATTCGATGGTCCATGGCGGCCCCTACCCGGCGACCTCCGATGCCCGTGGCACCTCGGTCGGCACCCTGGCCATCGACCGTTTCCTGCGCCCGGTGTGCTTCCAGAATTACCCTGATAGCCTGCTGCCTGACGCGTTGAAAAACGCCAACCCGTTACGTATTCAGCGGCTGGTGGATGGCATGCCTTCCCGCGACCCGCTGTAA
- the araD1 gene encoding AraD1 family protein: MRLVQFELRNGERRVGVVEGRTVREVQSARSVRELALAAIEAGVGLAQQVNRLGLGDSYDYAALLADLKILPPLDHPDPAHMLISGTGLTHLGSASARDKMHKQVGDDSAMTDTLRIFKWGVEGGKPAAGQAGVQPEWFYKGDGSIVVRPGAAFPVPPFAEDAGEEPEIGGLYVIGHDGKPYRLGFAVGNEFSDHVMERKNYLYLAHSKLRSCSYGPELRVGELPQHLAGTSRILRDGEVIWQNEFLSGEANMCHSLENLEYHHFKYRQFLTPGDVHIHFFGTATLSFADGIRIQPGDVFEISQTEFGAPLINTVGKADAVFEPGNVITL; encoded by the coding sequence ATGCGTTTAGTTCAGTTCGAGTTACGTAACGGCGAGCGCCGCGTCGGCGTCGTGGAAGGCCGCACAGTGCGCGAAGTGCAGAGCGCCCGCAGCGTGCGTGAGTTGGCGCTGGCTGCCATTGAAGCCGGCGTGGGCCTGGCGCAACAGGTCAACCGCCTGGGCCTGGGTGACAGCTACGACTACGCGGCGCTGTTGGCCGACCTGAAAATCCTGCCCCCCCTCGACCACCCGGACCCGGCGCACATGTTGATCAGCGGCACCGGCCTGACCCACCTGGGCAGTGCTTCGGCGCGCGACAAGATGCACAAGCAAGTCGGTGACGACAGCGCCATGACCGACACCCTGCGCATCTTCAAATGGGGCGTGGAGGGCGGCAAACCCGCCGCCGGCCAAGCGGGCGTACAACCTGAATGGTTCTACAAGGGCGACGGCAGCATCGTTGTGCGCCCGGGCGCAGCATTCCCGGTGCCGCCGTTTGCAGAAGATGCCGGCGAAGAACCGGAGATCGGCGGCCTCTACGTGATCGGCCACGATGGCAAGCCTTATCGCCTTGGCTTCGCCGTAGGTAACGAATTTTCCGACCATGTGATGGAGCGCAAAAACTACCTGTACCTGGCGCACTCCAAACTGCGCAGTTGCAGCTATGGCCCCGAATTGCGCGTGGGCGAGTTGCCCCAGCACCTGGCGGGCACCAGCCGCATCCTGCGCGACGGCGAAGTGATCTGGCAGAACGAATTCCTCAGTGGCGAGGCCAACATGTGCCACAGCCTGGAAAACCTCGAATACCACCACTTCAAATACCGCCAGTTCCTCACGCCGGGCGATGTGCATATTCACTTCTTCGGCACCGCCACCTTGTCATTCGCGGACGGTATACGTATCCAGCCGGGGGATGTGTTCGAGATCAGCCAAACCGAATTCGGCGCGCCGCTGATCAACACAGTCGGTAAGGCCGACGCGGTGTTCGAACCCGGCAATGTCATCACCCTTTAA
- a CDS encoding MFS transporter has protein sequence MSQELRLIRRITLKLIPFLILLYLVAYVDRSAVGFAKLHMGADVGIGDAAYGLGAGLFFIGYFLFEIPSNLMLDRFGARRWFARIMLTWGAITIGMAFVQGPQSFYLMRFLLGAAEAGFFPGVLYYITQWFPVRHRGKILGLFILSQPIAMMITGPVSGGLLGMDGILGLHGWQWLFIVIGTPALLLTWPVLRYLPDGPKQVKWMSEDEKTWLTGELNKDLQAYGQTRHGNPLHALKDKRVLLLALFYLPVTLSIYGLGLWLPTLIKQFGGSDLVTGFVSAVPYIFGIIGLLIIPRSSDRLNDRYGHLAVLYVLGAIGLFLSAWLSVPVLQMAALCLAAFALFSCTAVFWTLPGRFFAGASAAAGIALINSVGNLGGYIGPFVIGALKEYTGTLASGLYFLSAVMVFGLVLTGVVYRLLERKHVLPVEQFAASARGATRT, from the coding sequence ATGAGCCAGGAACTGCGGCTTATTCGGCGCATCACGCTGAAACTGATTCCCTTCCTGATCCTGCTGTACCTGGTCGCCTACGTGGACCGCTCGGCAGTCGGCTTTGCCAAGTTGCACATGGGCGCCGACGTCGGCATTGGTGACGCCGCGTACGGTCTGGGTGCGGGGCTGTTCTTCATTGGCTACTTCCTGTTCGAGATTCCCAGCAACCTGATGCTCGACCGTTTCGGCGCCCGGCGCTGGTTTGCGCGCATCATGCTCACGTGGGGCGCCATCACCATCGGCATGGCATTCGTACAAGGGCCACAGAGTTTTTACCTGATGCGCTTTCTGCTCGGTGCGGCGGAAGCCGGGTTCTTTCCGGGCGTTCTCTACTACATCACCCAATGGTTTCCGGTGCGCCATCGCGGCAAGATCCTCGGGCTGTTCATCCTGTCCCAACCCATCGCGATGATGATCACCGGCCCGGTGTCCGGCGGCTTGTTGGGCATGGACGGCATTCTTGGGCTGCACGGCTGGCAGTGGCTGTTTATCGTGATCGGCACCCCGGCGCTGCTGCTCACCTGGCCGGTGTTGCGCTACCTGCCGGACGGCCCCAAACAGGTCAAGTGGATGAGCGAGGACGAAAAGACCTGGCTCACCGGCGAGCTCAATAAAGACCTGCAAGCCTACGGCCAGACCCGCCACGGCAACCCGCTGCATGCGCTCAAAGATAAGCGCGTGTTGCTGCTGGCGCTGTTCTACCTGCCGGTGACCTTGAGCATTTATGGGCTGGGGTTGTGGCTGCCGACGTTGATCAAGCAGTTCGGCGGCAGTGACCTGGTCACCGGGTTCGTCTCGGCGGTGCCGTACATCTTCGGCATCATCGGCCTGCTGATCATCCCGCGCAGTTCCGACCGCTTGAACGACCGCTACGGCCACCTCGCGGTGCTCTATGTGCTCGGCGCCATCGGCCTGTTTTTGAGCGCCTGGCTGAGCGTGCCGGTGCTGCAAATGGCCGCGCTGTGCCTGGCGGCGTTTGCGCTGTTTTCCTGCACGGCAGTGTTCTGGACGTTACCGGGCCGGTTTTTTGCCGGCGCGAGCGCGGCGGCAGGGATTGCGCTGATCAATTCGGTGGGCAACCTCGGCGGCTACATCGGTCCGTTTGTGATTGGTGCACTCAAGGAATACACCGGCACCCTGGCCTCCGGTTTGTACTTCCTGAGCGCGGTGATGGTATTCGGGCTGGTGCTGACCGGCGTGGTCTACCGCCTGCTGGAGCGCAAGCACGTGCTGCCGGTCGAGCAATTCGCCGCCAGTGCGCGTGGCGCCACACGTACTTAA